A window of the Roseovarius sp. S88 genome harbors these coding sequences:
- a CDS encoding alpha/beta fold hydrolase — MGDTQFLTSPHGRRLAYHLTEGDGPGVVFLGGFKSDMEGTKAVHLQDWARRTGRAFLRFDYSGHGQSSEAFTDGCIGDWAADARAMIAALTDGPQILVGSSMGGWISLLTARAMPERVAGLVTIAAAPDFTEDSMWAGFSDAQKAELAQNGQVALPSEYDEPYIITAKLIEEGRQNLVLRDPLRLPFPVRFLQGTADADVDMSVALRLLEHATGDDMHLTLVKGADHRFSDAACLALIEAAVEDVLSAAAVS, encoded by the coding sequence ATGGGCGACACGCAGTTTTTGACATCTCCGCACGGACGGCGGCTGGCCTATCACCTGACAGAGGGGGACGGGCCGGGCGTGGTGTTTCTGGGCGGGTTCAAGTCCGACATGGAGGGGACCAAGGCCGTTCATCTGCAAGACTGGGCGCGCCGCACCGGGCGGGCCTTTTTGCGGTTTGACTATTCCGGGCATGGGCAAAGCTCTGAGGCGTTTACCGACGGATGCATCGGCGACTGGGCGGCAGATGCGCGCGCAATGATTGCGGCACTCACAGACGGGCCTCAGATTCTGGTCGGCTCCAGTATGGGCGGGTGGATTTCGCTGTTGACGGCCCGTGCTATGCCAGAGCGCGTGGCGGGGCTTGTGACTATTGCCGCTGCGCCGGATTTTACCGAAGACTCCATGTGGGCCGGGTTTTCCGATGCGCAAAAAGCAGAACTGGCGCAAAACGGGCAGGTGGCTTTGCCCAGCGAATATGATGAGCCTTACATCATCACGGCCAAGTTGATTGAAGAGGGTCGGCAAAACCTCGTGCTGCGCGACCCGCTGCGCCTTCCTTTCCCAGTGCGGTTTTTGCAGGGCACGGCGGATGCAGATGTGGACATGTCAGTGGCGCTGAGACTGCTTGAACATGCCACAGGTGACGATATGCACCTGACACTGGTGAAAGGGGCAGATCACCGCTTCTCGGATGCTGCGTGTCTGGCGTTGATCGAAGCGGCTGTCGAAGACGTTCTGAGCGCGGCCGCCGTCAGCTGA
- a CDS encoding DegT/DnrJ/EryC1/StrS family aminotransferase, producing the protein MTLPPNVYDAEPIPDAARLEIDKLMKSGDLFRYTAATDAPVALLEREFADMMGSTYALAVSSCSAALFLSLKALGLKPGARVLIPAFTFAAVPSSVVHAECVPVLCEVKDNYRIDIKDFEYKLDADIDAVIISHMRGHTSDMDAIMALCDARDIPVVEDAAHSLGTLWNGQNIGTIGRVGCFSFQSYKLVNAGEGGIMITDDADLVAQAVIMSGAYEHNWAKHMAGSEPALEAAFAKWQNRLPLYNLRMGNLSAAIIRPQLAEIPRRVRDGRANHDYVAARLNTSPWLHVPDKLKPEDRAPDSIQFNLVDMNDAETDAFSKAAVERGVKVQVFGQSTDNARAFWNWKFLPGPTPDLPQTRTMLMRACDVRLPARLNREELDIISEALVMAAQDVMGEPRAYGT; encoded by the coding sequence ATGACACTCCCCCCAAATGTCTATGATGCCGAACCAATCCCTGACGCGGCGCGCCTGGAAATCGACAAACTCATGAAATCCGGAGATCTTTTTCGCTACACGGCCGCAACAGACGCCCCTGTCGCGCTTTTGGAGCGCGAATTTGCAGACATGATGGGCAGCACCTATGCGCTGGCTGTTTCGTCCTGTTCGGCGGCACTTTTTCTGTCGCTGAAGGCTTTGGGACTGAAACCCGGCGCAAGGGTGCTGATCCCGGCCTTTACCTTTGCCGCTGTCCCATCCTCGGTGGTGCACGCCGAATGCGTGCCGGTCTTGTGTGAGGTAAAAGACAATTACCGCATTGATATCAAAGATTTTGAATACAAACTTGATGCAGATATAGACGCCGTGATCATCAGTCACATGCGCGGCCACACCTCGGATATGGACGCGATCATGGCGCTGTGTGATGCGCGGGACATTCCCGTTGTTGAGGACGCCGCCCATAGTCTGGGCACGCTCTGGAACGGGCAAAATATTGGCACGATTGGCCGTGTGGGATGTTTCAGCTTTCAGTCCTACAAGCTGGTCAATGCCGGTGAAGGCGGGATCATGATCACCGATGACGCCGATCTTGTGGCGCAGGCGGTGATTATGTCAGGCGCCTACGAGCATAACTGGGCCAAGCATATGGCTGGCTCTGAACCTGCGCTCGAGGCCGCCTTTGCCAAATGGCAGAACCGCCTGCCGCTTTACAATCTGCGTATGGGCAACCTGTCGGCGGCAATCATTCGCCCGCAATTGGCGGAAATCCCGCGCCGGGTGCGCGATGGGCGAGCCAACCATGATTATGTCGCGGCCCGGCTCAATACGTCGCCCTGGCTGCATGTGCCTGACAAACTCAAACCAGAAGACCGCGCGCCGGATTCCATTCAATTCAACCTGGTGGATATGAACGATGCTGAAACCGATGCATTTTCCAAGGCGGCGGTCGAACGTGGTGTGAAAGTACAAGTGTTTGGGCAGAGCACAGACAACGCCCGTGCCTTCTGGAACTGGAAGTTCCTGCCCGGCCCCACGCCCGACCTGCCGCAGACGCGCACGATGCTGATGCGCGCCTGCGATGTGCGCCTGCCTGCACGGCTTAACCGCGAAGAACTTGATATAATTTCTGAGGCACTGGTGATGGCCGCGCAGGATGTGATGGGAGAGCCGCGCGCCTACGGGACTTGA
- the phaZ gene encoding polyhydroxyalkanoate depolymerase, translating into MRYMVTYDLMEASRNMNQWFGATALSMASYPMFSMVPNPAFQWMAAWGEVTERTFQRMVVKPDWGIESITGQDGRDHLIKIETVVEKPFGDLIHFDVQGRDEMDRRVLLVAPMSGHYATLLRSTVKSLLPDCEVYVTDWHNARDIPVSSGKFDIEDYTLYLMDFMRALGSDLHVIAICQPAPLTLAATAYLAELDPDAQPRSLTLIGGPIDPSAAPTEVTDFGHRVTMGQLEETMIQRVGFKYKGVGRMVYPGLLQLASFMSMNAERHGKAFINQISRVAQGEASDRDPHNKFYDEYLAVMDMPAEFYLSTVERIFKAGEIASNEFVVAGHKVDIGAITRVAVKTVEGGKDDISAPGQCVAALDLLTGLPDDMKASYIEPEAGHYGIFAGRSWRNNIRPLVLDFIDANSEAPARRARTAPKKARKSRKIAAE; encoded by the coding sequence ATGCGATATATGGTTACGTATGACCTGATGGAAGCGTCACGAAATATGAACCAGTGGTTTGGCGCCACCGCGCTTTCCATGGCATCTTACCCGATGTTTAGCATGGTTCCAAATCCGGCCTTTCAATGGATGGCGGCCTGGGGCGAAGTGACCGAACGCACGTTCCAGCGTATGGTGGTCAAACCCGACTGGGGTATTGAGTCCATCACCGGCCAGGACGGACGTGATCACCTGATCAAAATCGAAACCGTGGTGGAAAAGCCGTTTGGCGACCTGATCCATTTTGACGTGCAGGGCCGCGATGAGATGGACCGCCGGGTGCTCTTGGTGGCCCCGATGTCGGGCCACTATGCGACGCTTCTGCGCTCCACAGTGAAATCCCTGCTGCCCGATTGCGAGGTTTATGTCACCGATTGGCACAACGCCCGCGACATCCCCGTCTCAAGTGGCAAATTCGACATCGAGGATTACACCCTCTACCTGATGGATTTCATGCGCGCGCTGGGCAGCGACCTGCATGTGATTGCCATTTGCCAACCGGCCCCGCTCACGCTGGCGGCCACGGCCTATCTGGCCGAATTGGACCCAGACGCGCAGCCCCGGTCATTGACCTTGATCGGCGGACCGATTGACCCCAGCGCGGCGCCGACTGAAGTGACGGATTTTGGCCACCGCGTGACCATGGGCCAGCTCGAAGAAACGATGATTCAGCGCGTGGGCTTTAAGTACAAGGGCGTCGGCCGCATGGTCTATCCCGGCCTGCTGCAGCTGGCGTCGTTCATGTCGATGAACGCCGAGCGTCACGGCAAGGCTTTTATCAATCAGATCAGCCGCGTCGCACAAGGCGAAGCAAGCGACCGCGACCCACATAACAAGTTCTACGACGAATATCTCGCCGTCATGGATATGCCAGCCGAGTTTTATCTCTCGACCGTGGAACGCATTTTCAAAGCCGGCGAAATTGCAAGCAACGAATTTGTCGTAGCCGGTCACAAGGTTGATATTGGCGCGATCACCCGCGTTGCGGTGAAAACCGTGGAAGGCGGCAAAGACGACATCTCGGCCCCCGGTCAATGCGTGGCAGCCCTGGATCTGCTCACCGGCCTGCCCGATGACATGAAGGCCAGCTATATCGAGCCAGAAGCCGGGCATTACGGCATTTTTGCAGGTCGTTCATGGCGCAATAACATCCGCCCTCTTGTGCTTGATTTCATCGACGCCAACTCTGAGGCTCCAGCGCGGCGCGCACGCACGGCCCCCAAAAAGGCGCGCAAGTCCCGGAAAATCGCCGCTGAGTAA
- a CDS encoding aminotransferase class IV, whose amino-acid sequence MKRDFSKGAAWMRGEVVPVGDATIGVTDWGLTHADCVYDVVPVWQGAFFRLDDYLTRFEASVAAARMDVGMDRAAIENALHKMVAASSLQDAYVAMVAARGIPLVHGVRDPRACANHFYAWCVPYVHVIAPDKAKIGVEVHLSSTTRRIPEDSVNPLAKNYHWGDFTQGLFEAKDAGFETVLLPDHAGNVTEGPGFNVFALKEGRILTPDRGVLHGITRRTVLELAVEAGLTVEERALPVEELMEADEVFLSSSGGGVTPVARINDRQFSNGAAGPVGLQLRSAYFARLEDARFRTEITYT is encoded by the coding sequence ATGAAGCGTGATTTTTCCAAAGGGGCCGCATGGATGCGCGGCGAGGTTGTTCCCGTCGGAGATGCAACAATAGGCGTCACCGACTGGGGGCTGACCCATGCGGACTGCGTTTATGATGTGGTTCCCGTCTGGCAAGGCGCGTTTTTCCGGCTGGACGATTATCTGACTCGGTTTGAGGCGTCGGTTGCGGCAGCGCGCATGGATGTGGGCATGGACCGCGCCGCGATTGAGAATGCCTTGCACAAAATGGTTGCGGCATCCAGTTTGCAGGATGCGTATGTAGCTATGGTTGCTGCACGCGGCATCCCATTGGTTCATGGCGTGCGAGACCCCCGTGCCTGTGCCAACCATTTTTATGCCTGGTGCGTGCCTTATGTGCATGTCATCGCCCCGGACAAGGCCAAGATCGGCGTAGAAGTGCATCTGTCGTCAACCACGCGTCGCATTCCCGAAGACAGCGTCAATCCACTGGCCAAAAACTACCATTGGGGCGACTTTACCCAAGGACTCTTTGAGGCTAAGGATGCCGGGTTTGAGACGGTGCTGCTTCCGGATCATGCGGGCAATGTGACCGAGGGCCCGGGATTCAACGTCTTTGCGCTCAAAGAAGGACGAATTTTGACACCGGATCGCGGCGTGCTGCACGGGATCACAAGGCGCACGGTGCTTGAGTTGGCTGTTGAGGCGGGATTGACCGTTGAGGAACGCGCTCTTCCGGTCGAGGAGTTGATGGAGGCCGATGAGGTGTTTCTGTCCTCCTCCGGCGGCGGTGTAACGCCTGTGGCGCGTATCAATGATCGGCAGTTTTCGAATGGTGCCGCCGGACCGGTCGGTTTGCAATTGAGGTCAGCGTATTTCGCGCGACTGGAAGATGCGCGATTCCGAACTGAAATCACCTACACCTAA
- a CDS encoding LysR family transcriptional regulator, protein MVDSPGKITLWGIEVFMAAADERSISAAAKRLGASPSAVSQQLTNLEAAVGATLLQRNARPVRLTPAGEILRRRAQVILNEAAQARAELAMSDLSMLTRFRLGMIEDFEADVTPKLLTHMAGELKSSQFLLETGASHYLYELLESRALDVIVAAELNAGDDWAEVHPLLREGFVAAVPKGAVDSGGNVLKQLMRLPLIQYTQRHYMGRLLTSHLAREKITLPHRFELDSYHAILALVGQGAGWSILPPLALMRGRRFADEIDVLELPFEPLSRTISLTARKDILQDMPEKVAQSLRPILQETIVTPALTAYPFLKDKLVLV, encoded by the coding sequence ATGGTCGACAGCCCCGGTAAGATCACACTATGGGGGATCGAAGTCTTCATGGCGGCCGCAGATGAGCGGTCGATCTCTGCGGCTGCAAAAAGGTTGGGAGCAAGCCCCTCTGCGGTGAGCCAACAACTGACTAACCTTGAGGCGGCTGTTGGAGCCACGCTTTTGCAACGCAATGCGCGGCCTGTGCGCCTGACACCTGCAGGCGAGATTTTGCGCCGCAGGGCGCAGGTGATCCTCAATGAAGCGGCGCAGGCGCGGGCAGAGTTGGCGATGTCCGATCTGTCGATGCTCACCCGGTTTCGTCTCGGGATGATTGAGGATTTCGAGGCGGATGTGACGCCGAAGCTTTTGACGCATATGGCAGGTGAGTTGAAATCCAGCCAGTTCTTGTTGGAAACCGGGGCGAGCCACTATCTTTACGAATTGCTGGAAAGTCGCGCACTGGACGTGATTGTCGCCGCCGAACTCAATGCCGGAGATGACTGGGCCGAGGTTCATCCGCTCTTGCGCGAAGGGTTTGTTGCGGCGGTGCCCAAGGGTGCGGTGGACTCTGGTGGCAATGTTCTTAAACAACTGATGCGCCTGCCTTTGATCCAATACACGCAACGGCATTACATGGGGCGCTTGCTGACCTCGCATCTCGCGCGTGAAAAGATCACGCTGCCGCACCGGTTTGAGCTAGACAGCTATCACGCCATCCTGGCGCTGGTCGGGCAGGGCGCGGGGTGGAGCATCCTGCCGCCTTTGGCTCTGATGCGGGGGCGCCGTTTTGCGGATGAGATTGACGTGCTGGAACTGCCTTTCGAACCGCTCAGCCGCACCATCAGCCTTACGGCGCGCAAAGATATCTTACAGGACATGCCAGAGAAGGTTGCCCAAAGCCTGCGGCCTATCTTGCAAGAGACGATTGTGACACCCGCGCTGACGGCCTATCCGTTTCTCAAAGACAAGCTGGTGTTGGTGTGA
- the phaC gene encoding class I poly(R)-hydroxyalkanoic acid synthase, which yields MATQDDAQNTNLDRMSANLERVETLSQRLVQALTVRTPPAQELNGPSQDVFVKAAGSYWKSFMENPGKMYEQQLEYWGKSVRHFMEAQQSLAKGAPLPNGADEEDPLKGDRRFSNPLWDTHPYFSYIKHQYAINKLAIENAVAEAEELDDKDKQRLQFFAAQIIDMMSPTNFLSTNPDALEKAVETEGESLVAGLENLVADLEANNGEMVVRLCDENAFELGENVAVTEGEVVYRNKMMELIQYTPTTKQVHKTPVVIFPPWINKFYVLDLKQENSLIKWITDQGYTLFVVSWVNPDASYADVAIDDYIEDGYLTAIREAKAITGERQVNTVGYCIAGTTLHMTLALLAKRGDKSIKSATFFTALTDFSDQGEFVPFLQDDFVDGIEKEVNEKGVLRSFIMGRTMSFLRSNDLIYKPAIRSYMMGETPPAFDLLYWNGDGANLPGRMTVQYLRELCQANAFVTDGIEMCGETLHISDVNVPIMAITCETDHIARWKDCYRGFLQTGSKDRTFIVSESGHIAGIVNPPSKKKYGFYSNKNLPETADAWLEGAEEQEGSWWPTWEAWLKKRSGAMVAARMPGDSEHPALAPAPGTYVRKRASL from the coding sequence ATGGCAACTCAGGACGATGCACAGAACACCAATCTGGACCGCATGAGCGCCAATCTTGAACGGGTTGAAACGCTGTCTCAGCGTTTGGTGCAAGCATTGACTGTGCGCACCCCGCCCGCGCAGGAACTCAATGGCCCGTCACAAGACGTTTTCGTGAAAGCAGCCGGATCTTACTGGAAATCCTTCATGGAAAATCCGGGAAAGATGTATGAGCAGCAGCTTGAATACTGGGGCAAATCCGTTCGTCATTTTATGGAAGCGCAGCAAAGTCTTGCCAAAGGCGCACCTTTGCCAAATGGGGCGGATGAAGAGGACCCGTTGAAAGGGGATCGCCGGTTTTCCAATCCGCTTTGGGATACGCATCCCTATTTCAGCTACATCAAACACCAATATGCAATCAACAAACTGGCCATAGAAAACGCCGTGGCTGAGGCTGAAGAGCTGGACGACAAGGACAAGCAGCGTTTGCAGTTCTTTGCGGCGCAGATCATCGACATGATGAGCCCGACGAATTTCCTGTCCACAAACCCCGATGCGCTTGAAAAAGCGGTGGAAACCGAGGGCGAGAGCCTTGTGGCCGGGCTAGAGAACCTTGTTGCAGACCTGGAGGCCAATAATGGTGAGATGGTCGTGCGGCTTTGTGATGAGAACGCATTTGAGTTGGGCGAAAACGTTGCTGTGACCGAAGGTGAGGTCGTCTATCGCAACAAGATGATGGAACTCATCCAGTATACGCCTACGACCAAACAGGTGCATAAGACACCGGTTGTGATCTTTCCGCCCTGGATCAACAAATTCTATGTTCTTGACCTCAAACAAGAGAACAGCCTTATCAAATGGATCACCGATCAGGGCTATACGCTTTTTGTCGTAAGCTGGGTGAACCCGGACGCGTCCTACGCTGATGTCGCCATCGACGACTATATAGAAGATGGTTATCTGACTGCGATCCGCGAGGCCAAGGCCATCACAGGCGAGCGTCAGGTGAACACTGTCGGTTACTGTATTGCGGGCACGACGCTTCATATGACATTGGCGCTTTTGGCCAAGCGGGGCGACAAGTCGATCAAGTCCGCCACCTTCTTTACCGCACTCACCGATTTCAGCGATCAGGGTGAGTTTGTTCCTTTCCTGCAGGACGACTTTGTCGACGGGATTGAAAAGGAAGTGAACGAAAAGGGCGTGCTGCGCTCTTTCATTATGGGGCGGACCATGTCGTTCCTTCGTTCCAATGACCTTATATATAAGCCCGCCATCCGAAGCTACATGATGGGGGAGACGCCTCCTGCTTTTGATCTGCTCTACTGGAACGGGGACGGGGCGAACCTTCCGGGGCGGATGACGGTCCAATATCTGCGCGAGCTGTGTCAGGCGAATGCCTTTGTCACCGATGGGATCGAGATGTGCGGTGAGACTTTGCATATCAGCGACGTCAACGTGCCGATCATGGCGATTACCTGTGAGACGGATCATATCGCGCGCTGGAAAGACTGCTATCGCGGGTTTTTGCAGACCGGGTCCAAGGATCGCACCTTTATTGTATCTGAGTCAGGTCATATCGCCGGGATCGTGAACCCGCCAAGCAAAAAGAAGTACGGGTTTTATTCCAACAAGAACCTGCCAGAGACGGCAGACGCATGGCTGGAAGGGGCAGAGGAGCAGGAAGGTTCCTGGTGGCCCACATGGGAAGCCTGGCTGAAAAAGCGCTCTGGCGCCATGGTTGCAGCCCGGATGCCGGGTGATTCTGAGCATCCTGCTCTGGCTCCGGCGCCTGGAACTTACGTGCGGAAGCGCGCAAGCCTCTGA
- a CDS encoding NAD(P)/FAD-dependent oxidoreductase, translating into MNLLYSNDRPGQYPPSWYAATTEALEPFEPLRGETRADVCVIGGGFTGLSAALHLAERGYDVALVEAHRVGFGASGRNGGQLGSGQRQDQESLEKLVGREDAGKLWDLAEDAKALVKSLISKHKIDCHLKSGIAHAGFTKAEVAEEHTYADFLAERYGYTALEKLDRDAMQALCPSPRYVGGSLDMTAAHLHPLAYAFGLARAAAAAGVRIFEKSEVHRITPGTPALVATDKGRIKADHVILGCNGYLGGLDRKVAARVMPINNFVVATEPLGDEAARVLTRDVAVADSKFVVNYFRLSHDKRLLFGGGESYGYRFPSDIAALVRKPMTQIFPHLRDVKIDYAWGGTLAITMKRMPYLARLAPNILSASGYSGHGVGTATFSGKLMADVIGGDADGFDTMARVPTPTFPGGTALRSPLLALAMTWYATRDRLGL; encoded by the coding sequence ATGAACCTGCTCTACTCCAATGACCGTCCAGGTCAGTATCCGCCAAGCTGGTACGCGGCCACGACCGAGGCTTTGGAGCCATTCGAGCCTTTGCGCGGCGAGACGCGGGCCGATGTCTGCGTGATCGGCGGCGGATTCACCGGGCTGTCCGCCGCGCTGCATCTGGCCGAGCGCGGATATGACGTGGCGCTGGTGGAGGCGCATCGCGTTGGGTTTGGGGCCTCGGGGCGCAATGGCGGGCAGTTGGGCAGCGGCCAGCGGCAGGATCAGGAAAGTTTGGAAAAGCTTGTCGGGCGTGAGGATGCCGGCAAGCTCTGGGACTTGGCGGAAGATGCAAAAGCGCTCGTTAAATCCCTGATTTCCAAACACAAGATTGACTGCCACCTGAAGTCGGGGATTGCCCATGCAGGCTTCACCAAAGCTGAGGTGGCCGAAGAGCACACCTATGCCGATTTCCTGGCCGAGCGCTATGGCTATACCGCTCTGGAAAAGCTTGATCGCGATGCGATGCAGGCGCTTTGCCCCTCACCGCGCTATGTGGGCGGCTCGCTCGATATGACGGCGGCGCATTTGCACCCCCTCGCTTATGCCTTTGGACTGGCGCGGGCGGCAGCAGCAGCTGGTGTTCGGATTTTTGAAAAGAGCGAAGTGCATCGCATCACTCCCGGCACGCCGGCCCTGGTCGCGACAGACAAAGGTCGAATCAAGGCCGATCACGTGATCCTTGGCTGCAACGGGTATCTGGGCGGGCTGGACCGCAAGGTGGCGGCACGCGTGATGCCGATCAACAATTTCGTCGTGGCCACGGAACCCTTGGGCGATGAGGCCGCACGCGTGTTGACCCGCGATGTGGCCGTGGCAGATAGCAAATTTGTCGTCAACTATTTCCGCCTCAGCCACGACAAGCGCCTGCTCTTTGGCGGCGGGGAAAGCTATGGTTACCGCTTTCCAAGTGACATTGCGGCGCTGGTGCGCAAGCCGATGACGCAGATTTTCCCACATTTGCGAGACGTGAAGATCGACTACGCCTGGGGCGGTACGCTGGCGATTACCATGAAACGCATGCCTTACCTTGCACGCCTTGCGCCCAACATTTTGTCAGCCTCGGGATATTCCGGCCATGGGGTCGGCACGGCGACGTTTTCGGGCAAGCTTATGGCTGATGTGATCGGTGGTGACGCAGACGGGTTTGACACCATGGCGCGCGTGCCCACGCCCACTTTCCCAGGCGGCACGGCACTGCGGTCTCCGCTCCTGGCGCTGGCGATGACCTGGTACGCCACGCGCGACCGGCTGGGCCTCTGA
- the phaR gene encoding polyhydroxyalkanoate synthesis repressor PhaR: MGKSEKSLLIKRYASRRLYNTETSDYVTLEDIAEFIRDGREVQIIDLKSGDDLTRQYLLQIIAEHESRGENVLPINVLNDLVRSYTTQATSMVPDFLSASFEMLQKGQSQMMENMARANPLAGIPGMDAMRAQQEAFLKAMTGGMQAMNTMPSSDDSAEVASDKGDTETESEEDLDAIKKQLADLQNKLSKLGK, translated from the coding sequence TTGGGAAAATCCGAAAAATCACTGTTGATCAAGCGGTATGCCAGCCGCAGATTGTACAACACCGAGACCTCTGACTACGTCACGCTTGAAGATATTGCTGAATTCATTCGCGATGGGCGCGAGGTGCAGATCATCGATCTGAAATCGGGGGATGACCTGACACGGCAGTACTTGTTGCAGATTATTGCCGAGCATGAAAGCCGCGGAGAGAATGTGCTGCCGATCAATGTGCTGAACGACCTGGTGCGCAGCTACACGACGCAAGCGACTTCTATGGTGCCTGATTTCCTGTCGGCCTCGTTTGAGATGCTACAAAAAGGCCAGAGCCAGATGATGGAAAATATGGCCCGCGCCAATCCCTTGGCGGGGATTCCCGGGATGGATGCGATGCGTGCGCAGCAGGAAGCGTTCCTGAAGGCCATGACTGGCGGGATGCAGGCGATGAACACCATGCCATCTTCTGATGACAGTGCTGAGGTCGCTAGTGACAAGGGTGATACTGAGACCGAAAGCGAAGAAGATCTCGACGCGATCAAAAAACAACTCGCCGATTTGCAGAATAAGTTGTCCAAACTAGGCAAGTAA
- a CDS encoding phasin, PhaP, translating into MAKAQDFNAVMKDFMGAFPVDTKAFEEAFKNQATLNEKMSGVALEAAEKSAELSGKWAKDTLAKLSDVTKAKAEPADYAKAITDFASANAEVAAENMAAFAEIAKKVQMDTVELMMAAGKDLQEDAAKAVKKATDEVTAVAKKATSAAK; encoded by the coding sequence ATGGCTAAAGCACAAGACTTCAACGCCGTCATGAAAGACTTCATGGGCGCATTCCCTGTCGACACCAAAGCTTTTGAAGAAGCTTTCAAAAACCAAGCAACTCTGAACGAAAAAATGTCAGGTGTTGCTCTGGAAGCCGCTGAGAAATCCGCTGAGCTTTCCGGCAAATGGGCCAAAGACACTCTGGCCAAACTGTCCGACGTGACAAAAGCCAAAGCAGAGCCTGCTGACTATGCCAAAGCGATCACCGATTTTGCATCGGCCAACGCTGAAGTTGCTGCAGAAAACATGGCTGCCTTCGCTGAGATCGCCAAGAAAGTCCAAATGGACACAGTTGAACTGATGATGGCGGCTGGCAAAGACCTGCAAGAAGACGCAGCCAAAGCTGTTAAAAAAGCAACTGACGAAGTGACAGCTGTTGCCAAGAAAGCAACGTCTGCCGCGAAGTAA
- a CDS encoding alpha/beta fold hydrolase, whose product MQEPLVFLPGMMCDARLFGPQVTAMSRDVAVTVAPITGGNRIEEIASSLLDQLPLKFALAGLSMGGIVAMELLRRAPERVTRIALMDTNSLPETPQTAADYEPLITKLKAGLLDQAAASIVRPEYLAPGPERTSILNLVAKMAENVGCEAIIRQARALQRRRDYQATLRKCNVPALVMCGEHDTLTPVKRHEFMAGMIPHADLAIIRDAGHLPTLEAPDAVTAALRAWIKQPLVLRTKMVRIEQPLAS is encoded by the coding sequence ATGCAAGAGCCCCTGGTTTTCCTGCCGGGCATGATGTGCGATGCGCGTCTGTTCGGTCCGCAGGTTACGGCAATGAGCCGTGACGTCGCTGTGACTGTGGCCCCGATTACAGGCGGCAACCGGATCGAAGAAATTGCTTCCTCCTTGCTGGATCAACTGCCCTTGAAGTTTGCATTGGCCGGTCTGTCGATGGGCGGCATTGTGGCGATGGAGCTGTTGCGCCGGGCGCCCGAGCGGGTGACGCGGATTGCGTTGATGGACACCAATTCCTTGCCGGAAACACCTCAGACGGCTGCTGATTATGAGCCTCTGATTACAAAGCTGAAAGCGGGCCTTCTGGATCAGGCGGCCGCCAGCATTGTGCGCCCTGAGTACCTTGCGCCTGGACCAGAGCGGACAAGTATCCTCAACCTGGTGGCCAAAATGGCCGAGAATGTCGGGTGCGAGGCGATCATCCGACAGGCGCGTGCCCTGCAGCGGCGGCGCGACTATCAGGCGACTTTGCGTAAATGCAATGTGCCCGCACTCGTGATGTGCGGCGAGCATGACACGCTGACGCCTGTCAAACGGCACGAATTCATGGCGGGTATGATCCCGCATGCGGATCTGGCAATTATTCGCGACGCGGGGCATTTGCCGACATTGGAGGCGCCGGATGCAGTGACCGCGGCTCTGCGGGCGTGGATCAAACAGCCGCTTGTGTTGCGCACCAAAATGGTGCGGATTGAGCAGCCACTCGCGTCTTAG